TATAACTTCAACTATTCGCGCAACGAGAACCAGACGTTCGACGTCGCCACCTACGGCAATTCGGCCAATGGCATCGAGGGGCCGTCGAAGATCAACGTCGCCAACCTGAACCTGTTCACGACGTTGTCGCCGACGCGGCTGAACGAGTTCCACTTCACCTACTCGCGCGAGTCGCGGCCGCGTTCGGCGGTGGACTCGAACGTGCCGGCCGATACGGCGATGGGCTTCGGGCCGACGTTCCGGTTCGGCAACCCGTTCTTCCTCGGGCCCAACGTCGACGAGTTGATGCAGCGGTTCCAGTTCAAGAACAACCTGTCGATGATCCGCGGCCGCCATACGATGAAAGCCGGCGCCGAATGGATGCACTCGAACAACGCGCAGGTGTTCCGCGGGTTCTTCGAAGGGCGCTACATCTTCGACAGCGTGGCCGGCTTCCTGCGATATGCCTCGCCGGCAGCGCCGGGCGGGTTCGGGCCCTTCACGGTAGGCTGCTCGAACGGTGGGTTCGTCACGGCGCCGTCGCCCTGTCCTGCAGGCGCGAGCGCCACGGTGAGCCCGCTGCTCTTCTATCTGCAGAGCAGCAGCCCCGACGGCGTGGCGCGCGATGCCGCGGGAGCGTCCGACATCAACAATGAGGAGTTCTCGCTCTTCATCCAGGACAAGTGGCAGGCGGGCGGCGGCGTGACGATCGACTACGGGCTGCGCTGGGACGCGCAGCTGATGCCGGACACGGTCGATCCGTCGACGACCGCGTACGCGCACCTGCTGAACGATCCGCGGTTTCCGTCGAACGGCACGATCCCCGATCAATGGAAGCAGTTCCAGCCGCGCGCCGGATTCGCCTGGGACGTCAATCAGGACGGGCGCACGCTGCTGCGCGCATCCGCCGGCGTCTATTACGCGCGGCAGAACATGCTCAGCCAGGTCGGGTCGGTCACGACCAACGGCATCCAGCAGAAGAGCGATTTCCGCGACTCGAGCTTCACCGCCTTCGCGGACATGCCGGTCTGGCCGAACCTGCTCGCGCCGAGCGCGGTGCCCGCGGGGACGTTCCCGCTGTTCACCGGCGTCCGCGTGTTCGACCGCAACTACCGCAACCCGCGGATCTACAACTTCTCGAGCGGCTTCGAGCGCGAGCTCGCGCCGTCCGTCGCGGCCTACCTCGACTTCACCGTCGCGAAGGGGGTGAACCTGACACGGTTCCTGAACTACAACGCTCACGGGACGGCGCCCGCGGCGTCGCAACCGGCGACGCGGGATGCCACGACATACACGGGCGGCAACCCGTTCGAACCGCGGCTCAGCGACGTCTTCGTCACCACCAGCCGCGGGCGCGGGCTCTATCGCGGACTGACGGCCGGCATCCGCAAGCGCTTCTCACAGCGCTATCAGCTCGAGGCCAACTACGTCCTGGCCAAGGACGAAGACGACGACTCGAACGAGCGGGATCCGTTCACCGATCGGTCGTTCAACTTCTACGATCTGAGCCTGGACTACGGCCCGTCGGACCGCGACATCCGCCACAAGTTCAACTTCTTCGCCTATGCGGAGCTGCCGCGGCACCTGCTGGTCAACATCCGGATGCAGGGGCGCACCGCGCAGCCGATCACCAGCTCGCCGCGCGTCCTCAACAACACCGATCGCGGCCGCAACTGGGATCGCAAGGACAACGAGTACTTCTCGCTGGACTGGCGCCTGCAGCGGCCATTCCGCGCCGGCGCCAGCGTGCGCATCATCCCGAGCCTCGAGATGTTCAACACGTTCAACAACGCCAACAACGTGAACCCGCTCTCGACGCCGGCGCTGTTCAACTTCGACGGCTTCCTCCGCCAGGGCGTCGGCGATCCGCGCCAGGTGCAGCTGGCGGTGAAG
This is a stretch of genomic DNA from Vicinamibacterales bacterium. It encodes these proteins:
- a CDS encoding carboxypeptidase regulatory-like domain-containing protein — translated: MVILRALCGALFLLGSALPLGAQSQITTAVIDGTVLDASGAVLPGVAVEIRNTDTNLVRELTTDREGRFVALQLPPGRYRVTLKLQGFATLVMEDVRATVGEAIHLAPSMKLSSLSETITVSTQASAIERTRTAASTTLDQTTIATTPILGRKFEDLLTLTPGVSIVQGPDGDEITFAGQRGVFNNVSLDGGDYNNGFFGEQAGGQRAAIDITLDAVKEFQVIASGASAEFGRTAGGVVNVITKSGTNTLAGSLFHYQRIEGLTSHTSDGQTLKDFHREQFGGTVGGPLIKDRAFYFLALEGVREKLERPNLSVPIGTPCPVAAPTITANEALINANPDCQRVALLNFFRTTRGQEEGQPVRHAINNNGLLTKLDWSVSPSTNLSASYNFNYSRNENQTFDVATYGNSANGIEGPSKINVANLNLFTTLSPTRLNEFHFTYSRESRPRSAVDSNVPADTAMGFGPTFRFGNPFFLGPNVDELMQRFQFKNNLSMIRGRHTMKAGAEWMHSNNAQVFRGFFEGRYIFDSVAGFLRYASPAAPGGFGPFTVGCSNGGFVTAPSPCPAGASATVSPLLFYLQSSSPDGVARDAAGASDINNEEFSLFIQDKWQAGGGVTIDYGLRWDAQLMPDTVDPSTTAYAHLLNDPRFPSNGTIPDQWKQFQPRAGFAWDVNQDGRTLLRASAGVYYARQNMLSQVGSVTTNGIQQKSDFRDSSFTAFADMPVWPNLLAPSAVPAGTFPLFTGVRVFDRNYRNPRIYNFSSGFERELAPSVAAYLDFTVAKGVNLTRFLNYNAHGTAPAASQPATRDATTYTGGNPFEPRLSDVFVTTSRGRGLYRGLTAGIRKRFSQRYQLEANYVLAKDEDDDSNERDPFTDRSFNFYDLSLDYGPSDRDIRHKFNFFAYAELPRHLLVNIRMQGRTAQPITSSPRVLNNTDRGRNWDRKDNEYFSLDWRLQRPFRAGASVRIIPSLEMFNTFNNANNVNPLSTPALFNFDGFLRQGVGDPRQVQLAVKVTF